A stretch of DNA from Brachyhypopomus gauderio isolate BG-103 chromosome 7, BGAUD_0.2, whole genome shotgun sequence:
GTACTCTGTTTTTCTCCCACAATACAGAAGAAATCATCAGATCAGGGAGCAAAAAAAAGGTTGAAGAAAAAGCACACAAAGGGCAAAGGTGAAGGAGCAGAAGCCGGTGTGACTACGGAGGAGACGTAAGACACGCCGCCCTCCCTGTCCCAGGGACACGCGTCTCCGTGCTCCTAGAGGGCTCCTCCCTCACTTCTTTGTATTCCACAGGCTTATTTCGGTAGACGAGGAGGATTTAAATCAGGACGCAGTGCAGTCAGGTACCTGCTCTACTCTACTCCATCTACGCTACTTCTTCATCTTAAACGAACGGATCTCAATCTTTAAATCATCTGACAAGCCGTTTTGCCTATTGGTAACCTGTGCTTATTATTCACTAAGAAGTAAAAACAGAACATCTTAAGAGAAGTTCACatcccacgtgtgtgtgtgtgtgtgtgtgtgtgtgtgtgtgttttcaggcgAGGAGGTGCTATCCAGCAGCCATCAGGAGCAGGACAGCCTGAGTCTACTGAGTGAGATCCTGGGCTCCAGCTTCCTGGAGGAGTTCTCCTGTGAGTGGCAGGACGTGTTGGGAGAGGACGAGGGCGGAGGTGCCACTTTCAGCGGCTCGTCCGTGCTGGCCGAGACCCAGGCTGAGGAAGACAAGGCCTCGTTCTTCCTCCCATCGCGGTTACTTGACCAGAGCATGAACGACCTGCAGTCCGTAGTCTCAGGTAGGCATGAAGGGGCACACTGACGTTTCTGAACGACAACAGTAtgagggtacacacacacacgaccctaCCAACAATAGGAGTGGAAGATGTAGACATCACGGTATTGCATGGTCTGAATTGCAGTGCTGTAATAAAAGGTTTGTAGGCTGCATTTTCAATTTTTATGCATGTTGAACTaagtttaactttattttaagTGACTAATGGTTAACATATTTacacaatattttgaaagataTTAATGGTGTCTGCAGGCTAGTACTTTGCCCTAGTACTTTGAAACTATGATAAAATATCTTGAAGCATAAATAAGTACTTCTAATTATAATCTAAatgttattaatatatatatatataaaggacCAATGATTCTATTTAAATTAAAGCTATGTAATGATACTTTAAGTTAAATTTTGGTAAAACATATCAAGACATTTGTCTAAATCATCTCCATTCTAGGCTGGGCTATGACCAATTCTCAGAACACTGAGCAAACTGCAGGAGCCAATCAGGTCACATCTAAACAGTCATCAAGAGGTACAGCCGACACTGTACAAGCcttgtgttaatttatgtaccgAACAATGTAGAGCGAGTTGTTACCTCACAGTGGATCTTTGTGTCACCGTCACTCAGAGTCCTCCAAAGCTGCGAAGGAGCGATCGGTGTGGTTCGACCTGTTCGCTGACCTGGACCCCCTCACCAATCCAGATGCGGTGGGGAGAAGCGGCGAGGACCATGAGCTGCACACAGCATGACGACCcctgtgacctttgacccccaACCATTACCTACCCACAACTGCTCCCAAAGGACGCGCGTGTCCTCTGACTCCAGCGGCGTCTGTTATATAAACATCTCCAGTTCTTTAACACATTTAATTTAAGCCTTCCATGGACTGATGGTTCAGATTTGTGAGCAAATGGTGAAAACAGCATTGCCTTGACCAAAGTCATAATAGTTTATAATATATTTCTTAGCACTGGTGTAACTGGAGTGTGAGCAAAGACCATCGGGCCATTTGATTCCATAGTCACATATGCATGTACCAAAGTTTTGCAAAGGTCAGTGTCATTTATAGAAACCTACCTTTTACATGGCGTATTTCACAATCAGATATTTGCATATTCATTTCCCAAATGCTAAAACTGAGGGTCAGAACACATTTCTCTGAAACTcagtcatgtgtgtgtttttttctaaTTTAAACCAGTGCTGCAAAACGTAAACCTTAACTCAGATGGTACTTTAGGTCGAACCTGAGCTCAGGCTCACAGCCTAAATCCAGGAGCATTGCCGTAGCTGGCATGACCCCCTCGAAATGAGACGTCTTCTCACGCAGGACAAGCACAAGAAGCAGCCTTCACATGGGAATGAAGTGAAGTAAAGAAAGGCTTTGATCTGCTTGGCCATGTCGGTGAAACTAGATTGTCTGTATTGATGTCTACATAGTAAGGTCACAGCTTGCATTTGTGCGTGTTACATCTTAGCAAGTGTAAAACCATTCCCCATGTGAGTGGTAACACCCAAGAAAAAGTGGGACTGAAGATTTCATTTAGCTAAATTAATctttaatttattatattagtgtCATTTAAACACTATACTATCTTTTAAAAACAATGTTATAAGTAGAACACAGCTATTGCTATTGGTTATTTGTATCATCTTGGCAATACTACACCTCTgatacataaataaaatacatacgTTTGGCTTCGTAAAAAAGCATGaatataaatatgtaataaaaGATTGTTTAAAAAAGCCACGGCCGAGTCTAAATTCATTAACCACTGCAGTTTTGACTTTCTTCTGAAACTCAACAATCAAGTACATGCCAGTTTAATGGGGACAGTCCAAATACTGTATTGTATATAGTAACTAGAGGGGCTATAAAAAGTCGTGTGATGAAAATTTTTCTCCGATAGTTCTGAGTCTAGAAGGGGTGCACTCAGTCCTCTATATTCTAGTAAACTACACATCCATATAAGCTGAATCATTTTGACACTGTTGTTAATAAAAGTTtggaaatgcaggagctacaggtTAAGTCATTAGGAGGATTAAGTACAGTACTGGCAACTGTAGGAGGGTGTAGCGATTGGCAGAGTCCTGTCAAATCTACCCAAGATGCCCACCAGTtgtgtgggcggagcctctGGAGCAGGGCTGACCCCTCCCGCCAGCTCAGGCGCTGTAGCCAGCAGGAGTGGCCGTGCTGGGGCCCCCGCTGGGTTGAGCGGCCCTGCAGTGGGAACGTTCTGGGAGCCGGGCCTGTAGTCTGAGGGGAGCAGGTTGTGAGGTCTGTGTTCTTACAGGACAGAAAGGTCCTGCGCCCGTCGGGATGAAGCTCACTCTATTTTTGTCAGGACAGGAGATGACGGGGAAGCCATGTGACCTGCAGATGTGTGAGAGAATTTCATCATACACAAGGCAAGGAAAGAGAATATCATTTATCAGCTTACAAATACAACCTTCATTTGCAATTAATGTGAACACATTTTAAACACATGCATATATTTCAGATCCATGGAAATGTCCATAGAACGGATatataaaaactcacgcagtcTCCTCAAACACCCTGATCTTCTCACAGCCCTCGGGAGGAACACGCTTGAACACGAAGCTGTTGTTGGGTTTGGGAGAGCTGACCAGCAGGGGGAGTGGTGAGCTGCTCCCGGTCACTGACACCAGAACAGAAGTCCagataaacattttaaatttgCAAAGTAAGACACTCATAGACAATGTGTCATAACCAGCAAGAGCTTGTACATCACAAGTCTCTAGATTGCTTTAAGTAGCAAAGTTGTTGCATGTGTACAGTACAATTCACTGAAATGGTTTACCATCGTCATGGTCTTCCtggaagccacgcccacccctgcAGGGGTTCCGGGCGTCTTGCGGCTCACCGGCCGAGAAAAAGACGTGAAGGCTGTGGTTGCCATGGGAACAGAGGTGCATCTCTGTGCTCGGAGTGTGCGGGTCACCGCTGTGATGATGGGGGACCGGCGCACACCGTCCATCCTGCAACTCCTGAAGTGTGAGGAGAGAACGGCATTGTGAGAAAGCCGGCCACGGAGTAGGAGCAGGcggttgtgtgagtgtgtgtgtgtgtgtgtgggcgtgtaccCTCTCCTGCTGTTGTGCCCAGGAGTCGGTGACAAACACACTCTCCAGCTCATGGTTAATGCTGTCATTAACACTGTCATTAACACTGCCCAGCCTGCACATGCTTGGCTTTGAGACAGACGCACTGGATACGGACATAGGGTGCAGCTtcgtctgaaacacacacacacacacacaaacgcgcacacacacacacacacacacacacacacacacacacacacacacacacacacacacacacacacacacacacacacacgactattAACACTCACTTCACTTTACTTGTAACAATCATTTTATTGGCTTCAACTGAGCCTAACCCTAAGCTACCCTGAATTTAAAAAAAGACATACACAAAAAACTGGGAAGAATACTAATGGTAAAAACaatcaacaaacaaacaaacaaacacttaccaacatacacacacacacacacacacgtcctcatcAGATCCCCCTTtctaacacagacacagacacgcacacacacatcctcataaGATCCCCCTtaccaacacacagacacacacacacacacacacacgctcaaacaCACCTGACACTGGGTGGCTGCTTCCTTGTCTTTCTCCGCATTACGCTGCACTCCCAGAACACTCTGCCGTACCTGCAGACACAGTCTTGTAATCTGAAAAAGATTCAAGTTATTTATAATTACCACAATAAAAGAAGAAGCACAGACATACACTAAAATACACTAAAATACACTAAAATACTGATCCATCTtgatcacacacactgaacagggGTCACCTTTTGGTTTCAGGTTAGATTTAAATCATGTATGTATAGGCCCATATACATAGAATGGGACGCGAATGAACATTAAACGTCGTTGCCAGTTAGGACCGATCCACATGAATTGACAGTGCACTGATTCATTAATATGATGTTGCACTGTAAAGACAGCCAATCTTAGACTCAACCATGGTAGTTGTAATGAaaaatatatgatttaaaaatgaCATAACCATATTTAGAGATGAACTACAGTCAATGTAGAGTAACAGACCACAATGATGATAACCTATTTATGAGTATTAGGGTTAATGACTGACCACATTCTATGTTCCACTGATATGaacatatctgtgtgtgtatacacacctCTCTCTGATGATCAGCACTAGACCAGGATAACGAACGCCTGtgtttcttcagtcccgtccagTCTGTCCAACACCCAGGGGTCTGCAGCACAAATCCAAACACGTCTTTAGTTATTACAGAGGAAACGAAACCGAGCACCTGCCATTTCAAATGAATAAATACAAAACAGTCCATAAGCCAAATCTCTTACAGATTACAGCAACGGGGCAGTAGTGTTGAAGTGTAACAAGCAGAGCAACAGGTACTGTTCCTGAGATGATGACACCGAAGTGAGGAGACCAGAGATGATCTTATTTAATCCCCATTGATAACGACTCTCTGTTAACCAACctggtgtgtctttgtgtgtgtgtgtgtgtgtatgcgtttcCACATTCTGCAGCAACTGATGTGCCTGTAAAGTCATCGTTAGAGGAACCAATGAAGGTAGGTCCAGCCAAACCAGCCGTaggcacacacagaggaaccaCTGGTTTCTATGGTAACCTTAGAACCCTGGGCCAGCCCTGCCCAGAAGTGCAGAATGATTTCAAACATGCTCCATCATGTTACATCTAACGTTACATCTCCGCATGCTCTGTCACGTTACATCTTGCGTTACATTTCCACACGCTCTATCATGTTACATATCACGTTACATCTCCACACGCTCAGTCACATTACATGTAACGTTACATCTCCGCACGCTCCATCATGTTACATCTTACATTACATCTCCACACGCTCACTCACGTCACATCTCCACACGCTCTATCATGTTACATATCACGTTACATCTCCACATGCTTCATCTTGCACCTCAGCGTCCATGCACACGTCTCCAGGGCAGAGGTTCAACACTCCAGACGCAGGAGGAGCGTGCGCACATTATACCGTCATTTCTATTCAGCTAATCTAAAATGGACAAAAACATTTAGTAAGTTAACAGATTTGTAATGATGTTTAACGTTAACAGGTGGGTAACCATCACAGTCCAGAGTGCACAGCTCACAGTCCAGGGTGATTAAATATTCTGCTATTTCTTTGATCCAGGGAAGCGTTAAAGAGCCGAACCCCGTCAAGCCGGCAGCTGGCATTCCGCCTGCTCTGAGGGCCCGAGGTCTCCAAGACGTGCGCGGACTATATTAGCATATGTAAAGGTCTCGTACTGCAGCTCCCGCAGAGCAGCGCAGGGCACGAGGCTGCCTGGAGGGCCAGGTGGTGTGACTGCACCCGCTCACCCCAGatcctgtacacacacgcagCTGGGCCAGGTGTGCACACCTACggcaccaactctcaccagagacagagagagagagagagagagagagagagagagagagagagagacagagagagagagacagagagagagagacagagagagagagagagagagagagagaaagcacttCGGCACACGGCCCCGGGTGGCCAAACGTCTGGCCTTTGTCTCTGATTTGTTTTGGAAGAGAGCAGCATAATGAGTGGTGTGAAGCGGGAGAGAACACTGTACATGAAGCACACAATGGGGCACAGCCAAGCCAACGTTAACCTTTAACCCTCAAGAATAGGACCAGATGGCTACTGTGGGCCAGAGCTAATAACGGCGGACTAAACCCTCGTCATTTGTTCCCAGGGTGGATTAATGTGTTGCTCTGTAAGTGTATAAgcatctttctctttttctctgaaCAGCTACATGCTAGCACAGTACCTGTCATGCTGTGTTAGAGGTCTTTGTGCCCCAGGTGCAGTCTCACCTGTGTGGCTTTGTCCGTCATACAGGTGTGCTGCGTCCGAGGGGGCTCGCGGGGCCACTGGCCACACAGGTACGGCCCAGTTATTAGCTCCATTACAGAGGCCTGCCGGGAAGGACCTACTGCCTGTGGCTTTGACTTAtccactgagacacacacacatgaaaacacacacacacacaacctgtgaATTTTCAGAATGAGGTCATACATGTGTCACATGTTTATATTTAACTACCTTCTTATAATTGTAGGTATGTATTTTCTAAAcctcaaacttgaaaaaaagtcATCCAATATATTCGTAtccaaaaaaaatttttttttatccaaaaaaatacgtttttttttaaattatctgGTTCCCTGAACATCAGAATTATTTTCCCAGGCATTCTGATTGTTAGGTTCACACATGTATGAATCTATTACTCCGATTCTCATTGTTAGGTTCACACGTATGAAATGAAACTATTACTCCGATACTCATAGTTCTATTCTCATTTCCTGTGTCATATTTAGGTCTGCTTGAGTagcaaaatatgcaaatatgaTAACCACCTGTCAATCAACTGTCCTCATTGGAATATTATGACCATACCCACCACATCATTCCTAGCTAGACATGTTTCATGTGGTTGGCTCATTTAGTTAATTAAAAGCTCATTTGGTTGTTTTTGTGCAGTATTTCATTGTATATCTGTTCTTTCTTAGTAAACGTTTGGTGAATATCACTCCAATTTATCATGCAAGAATTTTAATACTTTAGAATTTTAATACTTTATATTATGTTCCCTGGATCTTCAACTCTGATCAGGTTAAAAGCAGTTTCACACAGACCTATACATGGTCCAGTTTCACACAGATCTATACATGGTCCAGTTTCACACAGACCTATACATGGTCCAGTTTCACACAGATCTATACATGGTCCAGTTTCACACAGATCTATACATGGTCCAGTTTCACACAGACCTATACATGGTCCAGTTTCAATCACCTTGTCAAATGATTAGTGAATATGGAGTTCTCAGTTAGTAcgtacatgtacatacacaaaaTTTTTAGGACTCTAAATCAAATGAAATATGATGCACGAATGGCAATACAAACCCACAACAAACACAATTACGACAAGATCAAACTACCTCAAGAACAAACTACCTCACGATGCCTCTTGATAGGACGGACAGGACGGTGTGGCTGAAAACCAGACCGGCTGGTTCGTGTGTAGCAGGGCACCCAGCAGACGTTCTGTGATTCCAGCAGAGGTGTGCCCGAGAACACAGGAGGAAACTGAGCAGACAGAGAGCACTCAGCACCAGACCTTTAGTGCTCCAACCCACACACCAGCGCTCACCCGGCCCCTGCAACCGAAAGTGCACCGTGCACACAGCTGCAGCAGCCTGACTGGGTCACGGAGGAGACGTCAGCCAACGCGAGCCCAACCACACGTGAGGGCCCAGACACGGGGCACGTGACGCACAGGCAGGAAAATGCAAGCCGTCCACTTGCACCCAGTTAATTGAGCTACAGAAATGCACCTTTACATTATCTTTTGCAGTCTagaaacttttttttatttaaacgaCCAACCagtacaatttttttttatttaaaccaACAATCACATAACTGCTTCCACATTATATGTTA
This window harbors:
- the glcci1b gene encoding glucocorticoid-induced transcript 1 protein isoform X1, which produces MLLGYVSMPVPGSSDRRVSAERRGSPSFGSRDRSSVKQSTCPCSSRTPSGMDKSKPQAVGPSRQASVMELITGPYLCGQWPREPPRTQHTCMTDKATQTPGCWTDWTGLKKHRRSLSWSSADHQREITRLCLQVRQSVLGVQRNAEKDKEAATQCQTKLHPMSVSSASVSKPSMCRLGSVNDSVNDSINHELESVFVTDSWAQQQERELQDGRCAPVPHHHSGDPHTPSTEMHLCSHGNHSLHVFFSAGEPQDARNPCRGGRGFQEDHDDVTGSSSPLPLLVSSPKPNNSFVFKRVPPEGCEKIRVFEETASHGFPVISCPDKNRVSFIPTGAGPFCPVRTQTSQPAPLRLQARLPERSHCRAAQPSGGPSTATPAGYSA
- the glcci1b gene encoding glucocorticoid-induced transcript 1 protein isoform X2, with translation MELITGPYLCGQWPREPPRTQHTCMTDKATQTPGCWTDWTGLKKHRRSLSWSSADHQREITRLCLQVRQSVLGVQRNAEKDKEAATQCQTKLHPMSVSSASVSKPSMCRLGSVNDSVNDSINHELESVFVTDSWAQQQERELQDGRCAPVPHHHSGDPHTPSTEMHLCSHGNHSLHVFFSAGEPQDARNPCRGGRGFQEDHDDVTGSSSPLPLLVSSPKPNNSFVFKRVPPEGCEKIRVFEETASHGFPVISCPDKNRVSFIPTGAGPFCPVRTQTSQPAPLRLQARLPERSHCRAAQPSGGPSTATPAGYSA